One segment of Erigeron canadensis isolate Cc75 chromosome 2, C_canadensis_v1, whole genome shotgun sequence DNA contains the following:
- the LOC122588251 gene encoding uncharacterized protein LOC122588251 produces MSSSSESRCVVVGSDSSSESDGMFLHNALQWMEDTSSSNAVQNCRTIERQRKIGHQILLNDWFVDEPKYDDAYFRKKFRMEKNMFLKIVDDIEANFPYFRDGFDARGRDSFKPLQKVASAVRQLATGNPPDEYDEYLHMAARTGRDSLDHFCDAIIKLYGREYLRRPT; encoded by the coding sequence ATGTCTAGTTCATCGGAATCTCGTTGTGTTGTTGTCGGATCGGATTCATCATCCGAATCCGATGGTATGTTCCTGCATAACGCACTTCAGTGGATGGAAGACACGTCATCTTCCAACGCGGTTCAAAACTGCCGAACCATAGAGCGCCAGCGCAAAATTGGTCATCAAATTTTACTTAATGATTGGTTCGTTGATGAGCCAAAATACGATGACGCTTACTTTCGAAAGAAATTTCGAATggaaaaaaacatgtttttgaaaatcGTCGACGACATCGAGGCGAATTTTCCATATTTTAGAGACGGGTTCGATGCACGTGGGCGAGACAGTTTCAAACCGCTCCAAAAAGTCGCATCGGCAGTACGCCAACTCGCAACGGGCAATCCGCCCGACGAGTACGATGAGTACTTACACATGGCCGCGAGAACCGGCCGCGATTCTCTTGATCATTTTTGTGACGCCATTATTAAGTTGTATGGCCGTGAGTACTTACGTAGGCCTACCTAA
- the LOC122590164 gene encoding calcium uniporter protein 4, mitochondrial-like: MALRRTITKRLLIKDQTQTPSPMGAERTPSAKSYFHHEQKTSPTAGGDPGLFRRFLQRRKINQSSTTIMSVSGLFSFPVGEKLREKMKISNGGGDNHQRLRFDGLKSPTPADHHVTNCVGISVNDARKILRFSQLQKVRDAVKKISANSITYSEYVTLCIGACCNHDQGVEFSKMLDEAGDVIVIGSIVFLRPDQLAKSMEKLISQSIAIPNDPRKQQLEELEKQKAFIDQKSLSQVRSELYCGLGFLIVQTLGFMRLTFWELSWDVMEPICFFVTSFHFALAYMFFIKTSKEPTFEGYFQRRFKTKQRKLMEVSRFDLQRYNELCEAFYPARKDRVSESSPFDHSSRGGNSNTLFS, encoded by the exons ATGGCGCTCAGGCGAACCATAACAAAACGTCTCCTAATTAAAGACCAAACACAAACACCGTCACCAATGGGCGCCGAACGCACGCCTTCCGCAAAATCGTATTTCCATCACGAACAAAAAACATCCCCTACTGCAGGAGGAGACCCAGGATTGTTTAGACGGTTCCTTCAACGAAGAAAAATAAACCAGTCGTCGACTACAATAATGAGCGTGTCTGGGCTTTTCTCTTTTCCAGTTGGTGAGAAATTGAGGGAGAAAATGAAGATATCAAACGGAGGAGGAGATAATCATCAACGTCTTCGGTTTGACGGGTTGAAAAGTCCTACTCCAGCTGATCATCATGTTACTAATTGTGTTGGAATATCGGTTAATGATGCTAGAAAGATACTTCGGTTTTCTCAGCTGCAAAAGGTGAGAGACGCGGTGAAAAAGATCTCCGCTAACTCGATTACCTACTCTGAATATGTCACGCTTTGTATCGGTGCTTGTTGTAATCATGATCAAGGAGTCGAGTTCTCTAAAATGTTGGATGAAGCCGGAGACGTTATTGTCATAGGGAGCATTGTGTTTCTCCGTCCTGATCAG TTGGCAAAATCAATGGAGAAATTGATATCACAATCTATAGCCATACCAAATGACCCAAGGAAGCAACAACTTGAAGAATTAGAGAAGCAAAAAGCTTTCATTGATCAAAAATCGCTATCCCAAGTTCGTAGTGAGCTCTATTGTGGCCTTGGATTTTTGATCGTACAAACATTGGGATTTATGAGGCTTACATTTTGGGAACTTAGTTGGGACGTCATGGAGCCTATATGCTTCTTTGTCACATCTTTTCACTTTGCACTTGCATACATGTTTTTCATAAAGACGTCGAAAGAGCCAACTTTTGAGGGCTACTTTCAACGCCGGTTCAAGACAAAACAAAGGAAGCTTATGGAGGTGTCCAGGTTCGATCTTCAAAGATATAACGAGCTTTGTGAGGCCTTTTATCCTGCACGAAAAGATAGGGTCTCGGAGTCTTCCCCTTTCGATCATTCTAGTCGTGGAGGAAATTCAAACACACTATTTAGTTAG
- the LOC122588249 gene encoding uncharacterized protein LOC122588249, with protein MSGMLGSIDCTHVEWLKCPRHLKGQYTRGDHVVPTIMLEITASQNLWIWHAYFGAPGSNNDINYKRGYYLTDGIYNKYSTSVKAYPYPTEPKEKRFKKLQEGAKKDVERAFGVLKGKWKILRRPLRPLIKDKIGHYVYAACILHNMVIKGDGRAISPVHIMDQPVQPVWDDTFYAELLNEDIHHRLRYDLTEHVWPQDLEHLDD; from the exons ATGTCGgggatgcttggtagcatcgatTGTACACATGTCGAGTGGTTAAAATGTCCAAGACACTTGAAAGGACAATATACGAGAGGCGACCATGTCGTTCCCACTATTATGCTTGAGATAACCGCTTCTCAAaacttgtggatttggcatgcttattTTGGTGCTCCtggttcaaacaacgacatcaac TACAAACGCGGTTATTATCTAACCGACGGCATCTACAACAAGTACTCGACGTCTGTTAAAGCATACCCGTATCCTACTGAGCCGAAGgagaaaagattcaagaaattaCAAGAGGGGGCGAAGAAAGATGTGGAGCGTGCTTTTGGGGTTCTAAAAGGAAAATGGAAGATTCTTAGACGCCCTCTCCGACCACTGATCAAAGATAAGATTGGTCATTATGTTTATGCGGCGTGTATTTTGCATAACATGGTGATAAAAGGTGATGGTCGAGCTATCTCGCCGGTTCACATCATGGACCAACCGGTCCAACCGGTGTGGGACGATACCTTTTACGCGGAGTTGTTAAACGAAGACATCCATCATCGTCTTCGTTATGACCTCACTGAACACGTGTGGCCTCAAGACTTGGAACATCTCGACgactaa